Proteins encoded by one window of Lathyrus oleraceus cultivar Zhongwan6 chromosome 1, CAAS_Psat_ZW6_1.0, whole genome shotgun sequence:
- the LOC127092446 gene encoding uncharacterized protein LOC127092446 — MSQPFVSTSSKSSKEHANPNTSGTEIDLSNVITDVVPLSIIHVHATPMRKARTSSSRKSKPTKVSTTSTPSITASNMNDPEPLTGVNKHMSMTNLYLDPISIKPNVGINEGCPAVTNAVENVEASRTSNKPSFVTALNNSFKNPINDPDVHASTLSPEKSQDKERSEDILNELGNKDKNLVDQPTYIINIEELDSDDVSIGQRLAPGIAKRLKNRKDQAVGSSNTPSKFVRKKDNVGPTKSWSKVVTPTLKKKSLKRKEVPTESSEFDQDVEHNVQYIISTSRKQAYGKKIPSDILEYHFTTSFFTLWKILKNGNMFIKEGFRKCYEILVKKLIMNISKECDNKRSKEFRKVYVRGRCVDFYPEIINRFLGRNEEEQAEIEVSNNFIYKEIIAKQVKEWPRKGKLSISALSAKYVVLHRIGAAN, encoded by the exons ATGTCACAACCTTTTGTCTCCACTTCAAGCAAATCTTCCAAAGAACATGCAAACCCTAATACTAGTGGCACTGAGATAGATCTCTCAAATGTCATCACTGATGTTGTTCCTCTCTCAATCATTCATGTCCATGCAACCCCCATGAGAAAGGCCAGAACCTCTTCCTCAAGAAAAAGCAAGCCTACAAAAGTAAGTACCACTTCCACTCCCTCCATAACTGCAAGCAATATGAATGATCCTGAACCCCTCACTGGTGTGAATAAACACATGTCCATGACTAACTTGTATCTTGATCCCATCAGCATCAAACCTAATGTTGGTATTAATGAAGGTTGCCCCGCTGTGACAAATGCTGTTGAAAATGTTGAAGCTTCTAGAACCAGCAATAAACCTAGCTTTGTTACTGCCTTGA ATAACAGTTTTAAGAACCCCATAAATGATCCTGATGTGCATGCTTCTACTCTCTCTCCTGAGAAATCTCAAGACAAAGAAAGGTCAGAAGATATTCTTAATGAGTTGGGTAACAAAGATAAAAACCTTGTTGATCAACCCACTTACATTATTAATATTGAGGAATTAGACTCTGATGATGTTTCTATTGGTCAACGATTGGCTCCTGGCATAGCTAAACGGTTGAAGAATAGGAAGGATCAAGCTGTTGGGTCCTCCAACACTCCCTCCAAATTTGTCAGAAAGAAGGATAATGTTGGTCCCACTAAAAGTTGGAGCAAGGTGGTTACTCCTACACTTAAGAAGAAGTCCCTGAAAAGGAAGGAAGTTCCTACTGAGTCTAGTGAATTTGATCAGGATGTCGAACACAATGTTCAATACATCATCTCCACTTCCAGAAAGCAAGCCTATGGGAAGAAGATTCCATCCGACATTCTTGAGTACCACTTTACAACATCTTTTTTCACTCTgtggaaaatattgaaaaatggAAATATGTTTATCAAAGAAG GTTTTAGGAAGTGCTATGAGATATTGGTCAAAAAACTTATAATGAACATCTCCAAAGAGTGTGACAACAAAAGGAGCAAGGAATTCAGAAAAGTGTATGTAAGAGGAAGATGTGTGGATTTTTATCCTGAAATAATCAACAGGTTCTTAGGAAGAAATGAAGAAGAACAAGCTGAAATTGAAGTTTCAAACAATTTCATCTACAAAGAGATCATAGCTAAGCAAGTAAAAGAATGGCCAAGGAAAGGAAAATTGTCTATTAGTGCCTTGAGTGCCAAGTATGTTGTTCTCCATAGAATTGGAGCTGCTAATTAG
- the LOC127092437 gene encoding uncharacterized protein LOC127092437, whose translation MYRLQLLTTRFENLKMKDDENIHDFHMSILEIANSSSSLGERMTEEKLVRNILRFQPKFFDMKVTNIEEAQDIISMRVGELIGSLKTFELGISDINENKTKSITFVSNIEDEQNQCDLDTDKGMANVIKQNKGLSVSWSDEDNSESEPEEEADKHVTALNGICESDDDSCDEELSCEELDASYRELRIKSEEVCLLGEKHKKIISQLQVEKEDKVLQIGKAAGDLRGIGFKNQSLHSQGESSMTNFVLPGEESKPAMSKPLSQHHANHQNLHTKGRSSRWICHYCGKYRHIKPFCFILYGYLRHMADVKKFLENIMTYSTGHVTFGDGAKGEIKGVGRLACTGLPNLDNVLLVKGLTANLISISQLCDKGLKVNFTKSECLVTNEKNEVLMKGVMSKDKFYLWSSKEITHTHTCLISKEDEVNLWH comes from the exons ATGTATAGACTTCAGCTTCTCACTACCAGATTTGAaaatctaaagatgaaagatgatgagaatATCCATGACTTTCACATGAGTATTCTTGAAATAGCTAATTCATCTAGTTCTTTGGGAGAAAGGATGACAGAAGAAAAATTGGTGAGAAACATTCTAAGGTTTCAACCTAAATTTTTTGATATGAAGGTCACAAATATTGAGGAAGCTCAAGACATCATCTCCATGAGAGTAGGTGAGCTTATTGGATCTCTCAAAACTTTTGAGTTAGGTATTAGTGACATAAATGAAAATAAAACTAAGAGCATAACATTTGTATCCAACATTGAAGATGAACAAAACCAATGTGATTTGGATACTGATAAAGGAATGGCCAATGTTATA aaacaaaacAAAGGTCTATCTGTTTCTTGGTCTGATGAGGACAACTCGGAAAGTGAACCTGAGGAGGAAGCTGATAAACATGTTACTGCTTTAAATGGAATATGTGAATCTGATGATGATTCATGTGATGAAGAACTATCCTGTGAAGAACTAGATGCTTCATATAGAGAGCTTCGCATCaaaagtgaagaagtgtgtcTGCTGGGAGAAAAACATAAgaaaattatatctcaactaCAAGTTGAAAAAGAAG ATAAAGTTTTACAAATTGGAAAAGCAGCTGGAGATCTAAGAGGGATTGGCTTCAAAAATCAATCTCTTCATAGCCAAGGAGAATCATCGATGACCAACTTTGTTCTTCCAGGAGAGGAGTCTAAACCTGCCATGTCAAAACCTTTGTCTCAACATCATGCCAATCATCAGAACCTTCACACTAAAGGAAGATCATCTCGCTGGATATGTCACTACTGTGGAAAATATAGACATATCAAACCTTTCTGTTTCATATTATATGGATATCTAAG GCACATGGCAGATGTCAAGAAGTTCCTTGAAAACATCATGACATACTCAACCGGCCATGTCACGTTTGGAGATGGGGCCAAAGGTGAAATTAAAGGGGTTGGAAGACTAGCTTGTACTGGACTTCCAAATCTCGATAATGTCCTGCTGGTAAAGGGTTTAACTGCTAATCTGATTAGTATTAGTCAACTATGTGATAAAGGTCTTAAAGTTAACTTCACAAAATCAGAGTGTCTTGTCACAAATGAAAAAAATGAAGTGCTAATGAAGGGAGTAATGTCTAAGGACAAATTCTACTTATGGTCCTCTAAAGAAATAACCCACACTCATACATGCCTGATATCCAAAGAAGACGAAGTTAATCTATGGCACTAA